A single region of the Candidatus Glassbacteria bacterium genome encodes:
- a CDS encoding ATP phosphoribosyltransferase: MVIKLGLPKGSLQNSTLELFRKAGYNFSVSERSYFPSIDDPELKAMLIRAQEMARYVQDGVFDCGLTGHDWVIENGADVHEVAELVYAKRSMRPVRWVLAAPEDSAIDSVKDLQGKKIATEVVNIARKYLETNGVQAEVEFSWGATEAKVPELADAIIEVTETGSSLRANKLKIVDTVLESTTRLIANRQSWDEPAKREKIENIAMMLKGAIEAEGKVGIKFNAPRKQLEPIIDILPAMKNPTINDLRDPDWVAIEVVIDENVVRKLIPDLKKLGGRDIIEYPLNKVIP, encoded by the coding sequence ATGGTTATCAAGCTCGGATTGCCGAAAGGCAGCCTCCAGAACTCGACCCTGGAGCTGTTCCGCAAGGCAGGCTACAATTTCAGTGTCAGTGAGCGCAGCTATTTCCCGTCGATTGACGACCCCGAGCTGAAGGCGATGCTGATCCGGGCCCAGGAGATGGCGCGCTATGTCCAGGACGGTGTGTTCGACTGCGGGCTGACCGGCCACGACTGGGTGATCGAGAACGGCGCCGATGTTCATGAGGTGGCCGAGCTGGTCTACGCCAAGCGCAGCATGCGCCCCGTGCGCTGGGTGCTGGCCGCGCCGGAAGACTCGGCGATCGATTCAGTCAAAGACTTGCAGGGTAAAAAGATCGCCACCGAGGTGGTCAATATCGCCCGCAAGTATCTGGAGACCAACGGCGTCCAGGCGGAGGTGGAATTCAGCTGGGGAGCCACCGAGGCCAAGGTGCCCGAGCTCGCCGACGCCATTATCGAGGTCACCGAAACCGGCAGCAGCCTTCGCGCCAACAAGCTCAAAATTGTCGATACAGTCCTGGAGAGCACCACTCGCCTGATCGCCAACAGGCAGAGCTGGGACGAGCCGGCAAAGCGCGAAAAGATCGAAAATATCGCGATGATGCTCAAGGGGGCTATTGAAGCCGAGGGCAAGGTGGGAATCAAGTTTAACGCACCGCGCAAACAGCTCGAACCGATTATCGATATCCTGCCGGCGATGAAAAACCCGACGATCAACGACCTCCGGGACCCGGACTGGGTTGCAATCGAGGTCGTGATCGATGAAAACGTGGTGCGCAAGTTAATCCCGGACCTTAAAAAACTCGGCGGTCGGGATATTATCGAGTACCCGCTGAATAAGGTCATTCCTTAA
- the trpC gene encoding indole-3-glycerol phosphate synthase TrpC — MNVLERIILDKREELADQMRRHPLESLKGRMRDEPLPERFDFASAVSGKKPAALIAEIKKASPSKGLIRQDFEPETLAASYAEGGADALSVLTETQYFLGHPEDISLAKCGGRNLPVLRKDFIVDPWQVYESRLLGADCILLIAAVLETSRLADLHALAAEVGLDVLVEVHNEAELEAAEQVHSKIIGVNNRDLATFEVTLEVSERLTGRFPEGTIKVSESGIHGYPHMMRVVKAGYDAVLVGEYMLRRDDVAAAARKLMGRDR, encoded by the coding sequence ATGAATGTGCTGGAACGGATTATCCTGGACAAGCGCGAGGAGTTGGCCGACCAGATGCGCAGGCACCCGCTCGAGTCGCTCAAAGGGCGGATGCGTGATGAGCCGCTCCCCGAACGTTTCGATTTCGCCTCGGCTGTTTCCGGCAAAAAACCCGCCGCCCTGATCGCCGAGATCAAAAAAGCCAGTCCCAGCAAGGGACTGATCCGCCAGGATTTCGAGCCGGAAACGCTGGCCGCTTCATATGCCGAGGGCGGTGCGGACGCGTTGAGCGTGCTGACCGAGACCCAGTATTTTCTCGGCCACCCGGAGGATATCTCCCTGGCCAAGTGCGGCGGTCGCAACTTGCCGGTCCTGCGCAAGGATTTCATTGTCGATCCGTGGCAGGTCTATGAGTCCCGTCTGCTGGGCGCGGACTGTATCCTGCTGATTGCGGCCGTGCTTGAAACAAGCCGGCTGGCCGACCTTCATGCCCTGGCTGCGGAGGTGGGTCTCGATGTGCTGGTGGAAGTCCACAACGAAGCGGAACTGGAAGCAGCCGAACAGGTGCACTCTAAGATAATCGGGGTCAACAACCGTGACCTGGCCACCTTCGAGGTGACACTCGAGGTCTCCGAGCGCCTGACCGGCAGGTTCCCCGAAGGGACGATCAAGGTCAGCGAAAGCGGAATCCACGGCTATCCCCACATGATGAGGGTAGTCAAGGCCGGCTACGATGCGGTGCTGGTGGGTGAGTACATGCTGCGCCGGGACGATGTGGCGGCCGCGGCGCGCAAGCTGATGGGACGGGACCGGTGA
- a CDS encoding phosphoribosylanthranilate isomerase codes for MSVRIKICGITRLDDALAASELGADALGFVFHKPSPRYLEPEKAAGIIRKIPRLVTTVGVFVDLPADEVRRVAATAGLDRAQLSGDETPEYCRRLGLSWIKAFRLAAEGDLKKITEYETGGDILLDSYVKGVPGGTGEKFNWEWAAMARSHGRVILAGGLEPSNVAEAIRTAAPYAVDVSSGVESAPGIKDHRKLEDFFAAVRNTG; via the coding sequence GTGAGTGTCAGAATCAAAATCTGCGGGATCACCCGGCTGGATGACGCGCTGGCCGCGTCCGAGCTTGGGGCAGACGCTCTCGGGTTTGTGTTCCACAAGCCCAGCCCACGCTATCTGGAGCCGGAAAAAGCGGCAGGGATCATCAGAAAAATACCCCGGCTGGTTACTACCGTGGGCGTGTTTGTCGATCTGCCGGCCGATGAGGTCCGCCGGGTTGCGGCCACGGCGGGGCTCGACCGGGCGCAGCTCTCCGGTGACGAGACCCCGGAATACTGCCGCAGATTGGGTTTGAGCTGGATCAAGGCGTTTCGTCTGGCCGCCGAAGGCGACCTGAAAAAAATAACCGAGTACGAAACCGGCGGAGATATTTTGCTCGACTCGTATGTTAAGGGTGTGCCGGGCGGCACCGGCGAAAAATTCAACTGGGAGTGGGCCGCGATGGCCCGTTCGCATGGGCGGGTGATCCTGGCCGGCGGCCTGGAACCGTCCAACGTGGCCGAGGCGATCCGCACGGCGGCTCCGTACGCGGTCGATGTTTCAAGCGGCGTGGAAAGCGCTCCGGGGATCAAGGACCACCGTAAACTGGAAGATTTTTTCGCGGCTGTTCGTAACACTGGGTAA